A single window of Magnetococcus marinus MC-1 DNA harbors:
- a CDS encoding LexA family protein, whose product MTLKDRIRTAREYAGFTQKELADRVDISQTAIHKLECGRSRSSRRTVAIALACGVNPIWLETGEGDMILGGSRGAHQASDIGAPYYTGAMDFLQAPVISWGDAKFWPDDKESMETDTPLGHAPVPHFASNRSFALKVQGDSMSTEFSEGDIIVVDPEMEPKNNHYVVVFLPMENDVTFKQLAVDGGRRYLKPVNPRYPIMPMEEAAKICGVVVSKYKEYE is encoded by the coding sequence ATGACACTCAAAGATCGTATCCGTACCGCCCGTGAATATGCGGGTTTTACTCAAAAAGAGCTGGCTGATCGGGTGGACATCAGCCAAACCGCCATCCATAAATTGGAGTGCGGGCGTTCCCGTTCATCACGTCGTACCGTCGCCATTGCACTCGCTTGTGGCGTCAATCCCATCTGGCTGGAAACCGGCGAAGGGGATATGATTTTAGGCGGCTCCCGTGGCGCCCATCAAGCCTCGGATATTGGTGCTCCTTACTACACTGGTGCTATGGATTTCCTGCAAGCACCGGTCATTTCTTGGGGCGACGCCAAATTTTGGCCCGATGATAAAGAGTCCATGGAGACCGACACCCCATTGGGACACGCGCCAGTGCCTCACTTTGCCAGCAACCGCTCTTTTGCGTTGAAGGTGCAAGGGGATTCCATGTCCACGGAGTTCTCCGAAGGGGATATCATTGTAGTGGACCCCGAAATGGAGCCTAAAAATAACCACTATGTGGTGGTCTTTTTGCCCATGGAGAACGATGTCACCTTTAAACAACTGGCGGTGGATGGCGGACGCCGCTATCTCAAGCCCGTTAACCCACGCTATCCCATTATGCCTATGGAAGAAGCCGCTAAGATCTGTGGCGTGGTGGTGAGCAAGTATAAAGAGTACGAATAA
- a CDS encoding SAM-dependent methyltransferase — MQGLSEGELFLGLGFLLFGLVVGLLIVWYTLRTGAPPMPSTRTMRRMLADLLPAYPSGSIIELGSGWGGLAQQLALHYPQHRVFGLELSPLPWLFSWAKRRALGPPNLRFVRCDFRDHPLHEVGLVVCYLNPEVMRRVEPWLRQGLAASAWVVCIGFALPGHKPVKTIKVPDMHATTLFLYQPTSGTVSVA; from the coding sequence GTGCAAGGGTTGTCTGAGGGTGAACTATTTTTGGGGTTGGGTTTCCTGCTGTTTGGGCTTGTGGTGGGGTTGTTGATTGTGTGGTATACCCTGCGAACGGGGGCGCCGCCCATGCCCTCTACCCGCACCATGCGGCGGATGTTGGCGGATTTGCTGCCTGCCTATCCGAGTGGATCCATCATTGAGTTGGGTAGTGGGTGGGGGGGGTTGGCCCAGCAACTGGCCCTTCATTATCCGCAACATCGTGTTTTTGGGTTAGAGCTCTCCCCCCTGCCGTGGCTGTTCAGTTGGGCAAAGAGGCGCGCGCTGGGGCCGCCAAATTTACGTTTTGTGCGGTGTGATTTCCGCGACCACCCCCTGCATGAGGTGGGTTTGGTCGTCTGTTATCTTAATCCAGAGGTGATGCGCCGTGTCGAGCCATGGTTACGACAAGGGCTTGCTGCTTCGGCTTGGGTGGTCTGTATCGGGTTTGCGTTGCCCGGCCATAAGCCCGTTAAAACCATAAAAGTGCCAGATATGCACGCCACCACCCTGTTTCTCTATCAACCCACATCCGGCACGGTATCTGTGGCGTAA
- a CDS encoding ArsR/SmtB family transcription factor, translating into MPHPLTNLAESFKALSEPLRVRLLLLMLHAGEMCVHECMLVTKHPQSTVSRHLGALYKSGWLERRRQGVWIYYSLSGSLADWKQQCIQGLFSTHCEDEWLAQDTKKLRKIRHQLATVPYATDTVPDVG; encoded by the coding sequence ATGCCGCATCCATTAACCAACCTTGCAGAATCTTTCAAGGCTCTCTCTGAGCCACTCCGGGTTCGACTTCTTTTACTCATGCTCCACGCCGGTGAGATGTGTGTTCACGAGTGCATGCTGGTCACTAAACACCCCCAAAGCACGGTTTCTCGGCATTTAGGCGCGCTCTATAAGAGCGGCTGGCTTGAGCGTCGCCGCCAAGGGGTTTGGATCTACTACTCTTTGTCCGGCAGTTTGGCAGATTGGAAACAACAGTGCATCCAAGGTCTTTTCTCCACCCATTGTGAGGATGAATGGCTGGCACAAGACACCAAAAAGCTCCGAAAAATACGTCATCAACTCGCAACGGTACCTTACGCCACAGATACCGTGCCGGATGTGGGTTGA
- a CDS encoding IS66-like element ISMasp4 family transposase → MKLSDHDLLQIDEEYLSSLSSAELLAVSRKMLEDLKESRERLNRTPDNSSQPPSSRPAYLGIPVEQDETLSDEDEEDVSPVEKKGTDDADGDDSPGPSGSSTPSAPGNGKSDSSGKKPKGRAGKPVGAKGFGRTQIIPIRSTVVHRAETCAACDAALPLDARFTARIGYVTIDLIRGAPDQPGLRLEGTKHLFGEVACRCGHISCTGPGTGDRLEIAGRKTATSLSEWRIVGPMLAAFIVALAKRMRLSRSKVQEFLIDWFGLELSVGTIDNCIREVGLAAAPVQDELIAELRASALAHVDETPWKQKGQALWLWVFATANTVLFCVGRRTRQMVLDILTEEYAGWLMSDGLMNYRIFSRRLRCWAHLIRKAKGLSTSLDKESKRFGSRVLEVLEYMVEEVKDGSDPPAAESILEEFQGYCELYRDYPPSEKVRSLAVELLNDWDVIWQPVRVPGLPLTNNDAERALRHWVIARLISHGTRTAEGSRVLGVLASVIETCRLRNVSPWDYLAEVIAERRKGNLVPPLPAPVAA, encoded by the coding sequence ATGAAGCTTTCAGATCACGACCTGCTCCAGATTGATGAGGAATATCTCTCCTCACTATCGTCTGCAGAGTTACTGGCCGTCAGCCGGAAAATGTTGGAGGATCTCAAGGAATCTCGTGAGCGTTTGAACCGAACACCCGACAACAGTTCCCAGCCGCCCAGCAGTCGTCCGGCGTACCTTGGGATTCCAGTTGAGCAAGACGAAACGCTTTCGGATGAGGATGAAGAGGACGTTTCGCCGGTGGAGAAGAAGGGAACCGATGATGCGGATGGAGATGATTCACCAGGGCCATCCGGCAGTTCTACTCCCTCTGCTCCAGGAAATGGTAAGTCGGATTCCTCAGGCAAGAAGCCGAAAGGCAGGGCTGGGAAGCCAGTTGGGGCCAAGGGATTCGGCAGAACGCAGATAATTCCGATTCGGAGTACCGTGGTTCATCGAGCGGAAACGTGTGCTGCCTGCGATGCTGCCCTTCCCTTGGATGCTCGATTTACAGCTCGAATCGGCTATGTGACCATCGATCTGATAAGGGGTGCCCCGGATCAGCCTGGATTGAGGCTAGAGGGGACCAAGCACCTTTTTGGGGAAGTTGCCTGTAGATGCGGCCATATTTCATGTACCGGTCCCGGCACAGGGGATAGACTTGAGATTGCAGGACGCAAAACCGCAACCAGTTTGAGTGAATGGCGTATTGTCGGCCCCATGTTGGCTGCTTTCATTGTTGCGCTCGCAAAACGGATGCGGTTGTCTCGCTCCAAGGTTCAGGAGTTTTTGATCGATTGGTTCGGCCTGGAGTTGAGTGTCGGGACCATCGACAATTGCATACGTGAGGTCGGACTGGCTGCCGCCCCTGTTCAGGATGAACTGATTGCCGAACTTCGTGCATCCGCTCTGGCTCATGTAGACGAAACGCCTTGGAAGCAAAAAGGTCAAGCTTTGTGGCTCTGGGTTTTCGCGACGGCAAATACGGTCTTGTTTTGCGTGGGACGCCGGACTCGACAAATGGTCCTTGATATCCTGACCGAGGAATATGCAGGCTGGCTAATGAGCGATGGACTCATGAACTACCGGATTTTCTCCAGGCGGCTGCGCTGCTGGGCGCACTTGATCCGAAAAGCCAAGGGGTTGTCGACAAGCCTGGATAAAGAGAGCAAACGATTCGGCTCCAGGGTATTGGAGGTCCTGGAATACATGGTCGAAGAGGTCAAAGATGGATCGGATCCGCCAGCTGCCGAGTCGATTTTGGAAGAATTCCAGGGATACTGCGAATTGTACAGAGATTATCCCCCGTCCGAGAAAGTTCGCAGCCTTGCCGTTGAGCTTCTCAATGACTGGGATGTTATCTGGCAACCTGTGAGAGTTCCAGGGCTGCCGCTGACCAACAACGATGCGGAGCGGGCTCTGCGCCACTGGGTCATTGCGCGTCTGATCAGCCACGGAACTCGTACGGCAGAAGGGAGTCGGGTATTGGGTGTGCTGGCTAGCGTCATCGAAACTTGCCGATTGCGGAACGTGTCTCCCTGGGACTATCTTGCTGAGGTGATTGCTGAACGGAGAAAGGGAAACCTCGTACCGCCGTTACCGGCTCCAGTAGCCGCTTGA
- a CDS encoding methylenetetrahydrofolate reductase encodes MSLRNANCRLSVELVPRDVEVLKDEIKRVHQHFPQITTINIPDLVRYPIRSWDGCVLAKDHFSSAIPHLRAMDMPEQPILPMLDVLDANGITEVLVISGDEPVAGEVHRGPDSLEIIQRFKTLAPHIKVYAALDPYRTNIQHELAYAQQKLEAGAAGLFTQPFFDHRLMQIYADQLQGCAVWWGLSPVVTEASKNYWSRVNRVVFPASFQADLAWNQAFARDVLDMIHEMGHHIYFMPIRVPVEDYLAGVLAE; translated from the coding sequence ATGTCGTTGCGAAATGCCAACTGTCGCCTCTCTGTTGAGTTGGTGCCACGAGATGTTGAAGTGTTAAAAGATGAGATAAAACGGGTACACCAACACTTTCCCCAGATCACCACCATTAACATACCAGATTTGGTTCGTTACCCAATCCGCAGTTGGGACGGTTGTGTGTTGGCGAAAGATCATTTTTCCAGTGCCATTCCTCATTTGCGCGCCATGGATATGCCCGAGCAACCGATACTGCCCATGCTTGATGTGCTGGATGCCAATGGCATTACAGAGGTGCTGGTTATTAGTGGTGATGAACCGGTGGCGGGTGAAGTGCATCGCGGCCCCGACTCGTTGGAAATTATCCAGCGGTTTAAAACGCTGGCACCGCATATTAAAGTTTATGCTGCGCTGGACCCCTACCGTACCAACATCCAGCATGAGTTGGCGTATGCCCAACAAAAATTGGAAGCGGGCGCGGCGGGCCTTTTTACCCAGCCCTTTTTTGACCATCGCTTAATGCAGATCTATGCGGATCAGCTGCAAGGGTGTGCGGTGTGGTGGGGGCTATCACCGGTGGTGACAGAGGCTTCTAAAAATTACTGGTCACGGGTGAATCGGGTGGTTTTTCCCGCCTCATTTCAAGCCGATTTAGCCTGGAACCAGGCTTTCGCGCGGGATGTGTTGGATATGATCCATGAGATGGGTCACCATATCTACTTTATGCCGATCCGGGTTCCGGTAGAAGATTATCTGGCGGGTGTGCTGGCCGAGTAA
- a CDS encoding DUF2249 domain-containing protein, which yields MSRQTDQHLPKQVACNHPCKPLPSPLRGSADIDPAWYENPTVHQVVDVRELPPPQPLSVILEAVVGLPVGKQLIVYHNRMPALLYPRLQERGLWADTQEDTAIGVVLIRIAHQPISANLQAID from the coding sequence ATGTCACGCCAGACCGACCAGCATCTCCCCAAGCAAGTGGCCTGTAACCACCCTTGTAAACCGCTGCCCTCCCCATTGCGTGGATCTGCCGACATAGACCCAGCTTGGTACGAAAACCCAACCGTGCATCAGGTTGTGGATGTACGTGAACTGCCACCCCCGCAGCCGCTGTCAGTGATTTTAGAGGCGGTGGTTGGCTTGCCTGTTGGAAAACAGCTTATTGTTTACCACAACCGCATGCCTGCCCTGCTCTACCCCCGCTTGCAGGAGCGTGGATTGTGGGCTGACACTCAAGAAGATACGGCCATCGGCGTGGTTTTAATTCGCATTGCTCACCAGCCCATCTCGGCAAATCTCCAGGCCATTGACTAA
- a CDS encoding precorrin-2 dehydrogenase/sirohydrochlorin ferrochelatase family protein: MTNCSDSPLLTKPQPFFMQLQGRRCLVVGADGEAAEKCEQLLQAGAQVIWLAPEPTAAMQRLMDAYPIEWVTEAFTEKWLQGVWLVLCSGTDTALLPNLFAACEARQIFLNVVDKPRYCSLIWPAQIQRGVVSVAISTGGASPALARWVREQIEALLPAQLGALALWLCGQREQVKTRLTGGFAQRATFWSTLFKEGLVECYVQQGEQAALGRVQQALEEVTNMQEKG; the protein is encoded by the coding sequence ATGACAAATTGCAGTGATTCACCGCTTTTGACCAAGCCACAGCCCTTTTTTATGCAGTTACAGGGGCGACGTTGTTTGGTGGTCGGGGCCGATGGTGAAGCGGCTGAAAAGTGTGAACAGCTGCTGCAAGCAGGCGCGCAGGTGATCTGGTTAGCACCCGAGCCCACCGCCGCCATGCAACGTTTGATGGATGCATACCCCATCGAGTGGGTCACAGAAGCGTTTACTGAAAAATGGTTGCAAGGGGTGTGGTTGGTGCTCTGTAGTGGTACCGATACGGCGTTGTTACCCAATCTGTTTGCTGCGTGTGAAGCGCGCCAAATTTTTTTAAATGTGGTGGATAAGCCTCGCTATTGCTCTCTGATTTGGCCGGCCCAAATCCAGCGAGGAGTGGTTTCAGTGGCGATTTCAACAGGGGGCGCCAGCCCCGCTTTAGCGCGCTGGGTGCGGGAGCAGATTGAAGCGCTGTTGCCTGCCCAGTTAGGTGCTCTGGCACTTTGGTTGTGCGGGCAGCGTGAACAGGTAAAAACGCGCTTGACGGGTGGCTTTGCGCAGCGGGCAACATTTTGGTCGACACTCTTTAAAGAAGGCTTGGTCGAGTGTTATGTGCAACAGGGTGAGCAAGCGGCATTGGGGCGTGTTCAGCAGGCGCTTGAAGAGGTGACAAACATGCAGGAAAAAGGGTAA
- a CDS encoding GGDEF domain-containing response regulator, with the protein MHIAIVDDSPDDRLLLMRILSKAGYSTLQLHDSGEAFLQTLGLTPTDTASIAPFNPPHTSLPDIIFMDVMMPDMDGLSVLRQLKANPPTQNIPVIMVTGNDRPRDLAHAFEEGATDYITKPIRRVELLARLRSIIKLERAMQQVRSSEKRLRDLTASLGEGLLSVDNAQRIIFLNPAGEKLLEYSESALHLTTLNEQLIPHTCGSLHDQQSADHMLAALRGETEQISGETLFRTRTGKLIPISFNAAPILDGHFLSGGVLSFRDIRDQREKEERLKLAAKIFNHSQEGLVVLDAERIIVDVNPAFSYITGYTREEVIGRSPELLRSQRHDAAFYQSIWQQAENQGNWQGEIWRRRKNGEEFPEWLSLSIIRGENQQISHYIGLFSDITTRKIAEEKLKHQAHHDPLTGLPNRSLLEDRLQQAVSKARRYEGKIAVLYIDLDHFKPVNDNYGHEAGDAVLREISARIRYELRQSDTAARVGGDEFVAVLTEIREEHLVMGVAQKLIHAIQKPVNFGNESFQVGCSIGISLYPIHGNSITKLLKSADTAMYRAKQEGRNRFCVATLDKETQNP; encoded by the coding sequence GTGCATATTGCCATTGTTGATGACTCTCCAGATGATCGTTTGCTCTTGATGCGTATCCTTAGCAAAGCGGGTTATAGCACATTACAGCTGCACGACTCTGGCGAAGCCTTTTTACAAACCTTGGGGTTAACACCAACGGATACAGCGAGCATTGCGCCGTTTAACCCCCCCCATACCAGCCTGCCAGACATCATTTTTATGGATGTTATGATGCCGGATATGGATGGCTTATCGGTGCTACGGCAGCTCAAAGCCAACCCGCCCACCCAGAATATTCCGGTCATTATGGTCACGGGCAATGATCGCCCGCGTGATCTGGCCCACGCCTTTGAAGAGGGGGCCACCGACTATATTACCAAGCCGATTCGCCGGGTTGAACTGCTGGCACGTCTGCGTTCCATCATTAAGTTAGAGCGGGCCATGCAGCAGGTACGCAGCAGTGAAAAACGGCTTAGAGATCTTACGGCTTCGTTGGGAGAAGGTTTGTTGAGCGTGGATAATGCCCAGCGCATCATCTTTCTTAACCCCGCTGGGGAAAAGTTGCTGGAATATAGCGAGTCTGCCCTCCACCTAACCACATTAAACGAGCAATTGATTCCCCACACTTGTGGCAGTTTGCACGACCAGCAGAGCGCCGATCACATGCTGGCCGCCCTGCGTGGTGAAACCGAACAGATCAGTGGCGAAACCCTGTTTCGCACCCGCACGGGTAAGCTTATACCCATCTCTTTTAATGCCGCACCCATCCTGGATGGCCATTTTTTGAGCGGCGGTGTGCTCTCTTTTCGGGATATTCGCGATCAACGCGAAAAAGAGGAGCGGCTCAAGCTGGCCGCCAAAATCTTCAACCACAGCCAGGAAGGGCTGGTGGTGCTGGATGCTGAGCGCATAATCGTGGATGTCAACCCGGCCTTTAGCTATATCACCGGTTACACCCGCGAAGAGGTCATTGGCCGCTCGCCTGAACTGCTACGCTCACAACGTCATGATGCCGCTTTTTACCAATCTATCTGGCAGCAGGCGGAGAATCAGGGAAATTGGCAAGGCGAGATCTGGCGGCGCCGTAAAAATGGCGAGGAATTTCCCGAGTGGCTCTCTTTAAGCATCATTCGTGGTGAAAACCAGCAGATCAGTCACTATATTGGCCTGTTTTCCGACATTACCACCCGTAAAATTGCCGAAGAAAAGCTTAAACACCAAGCCCATCACGACCCGTTAACGGGCTTGCCCAACCGTTCGTTGTTAGAGGACCGTTTGCAACAAGCGGTCTCTAAGGCCAGACGCTATGAGGGCAAAATTGCAGTGCTCTATATTGATCTTGACCATTTTAAACCGGTCAATGATAACTATGGACATGAAGCAGGAGATGCCGTCTTACGGGAGATCTCAGCACGCATCCGCTATGAGTTGCGCCAATCGGACACTGCCGCGCGGGTAGGTGGGGATGAATTTGTGGCCGTGCTTACCGAAATACGTGAAGAACATTTGGTTATGGGGGTGGCGCAAAAGCTTATCCACGCCATTCAAAAGCCCGTCAACTTTGGCAACGAAAGTTTCCAGGTCGGCTGTAGTATTGGTATTAGCCTCTATCCGATCCACGGCAACAGTATCACCAAACTGCTTAAATCTGCCGATACGGCCATGTACCGCGCCAAGCAAGAGGGGCGTAACCGTTTCTGCGTGGCCACCTTGGATAAGGAGACGCAAAATCCGTAA
- a CDS encoding Hpt domain-containing protein: MSDPIKVVIDEDLEDIVPGYLENRRKDIQDLEKSLLDDDFETASILGHRMKGSGAGYGFDQITEIGRDIEIAAKNSNKEGIAVGVTQLKDYLERVEIRYE, translated from the coding sequence ATGTCCGACCCCATCAAAGTTGTCATTGATGAAGATCTTGAAGATATTGTGCCCGGTTATCTGGAGAATCGTCGCAAAGACATTCAAGACCTTGAGAAATCTTTACTGGATGATGATTTTGAAACCGCAAGCATTTTAGGACACCGCATGAAAGGTTCTGGTGCGGGGTACGGCTTTGACCAAATCACCGAAATTGGTCGAGACATCGAAATCGCTGCCAAAAATTCTAACAAAGAGGGCATTGCTGTCGGTGTTACCCAATTAAAGGATTATCTGGAACGCGTAGAAATCCGTTACGAATAA
- a CDS encoding response regulator, producing the protein MSSEGQILVCDDDPDILRLVGDYLEQRDFRVRLADSGGAMKQILEQTQIDVVVLDLILPDEDGLQLCRELRARSNLPIIILSSKGEQMDRIIGLEMGADDYVSKPFHPRELLARIKSVLRRARSLPETILDNPEQFSYHFSGWTVDGPSRTLFAPSGNKVVLTGGEHALLRVFLHHPNRVLSRDQILDLTYGKDQEPFGRTIDMQVSRLRKRLVDNAKDPSLIKTVRNAGYVFCSRVTIEAVAESPNIAE; encoded by the coding sequence ATGTCAAGTGAAGGGCAGATTCTTGTCTGTGATGATGATCCAGATATTTTGCGGCTGGTCGGTGACTATCTAGAGCAGCGTGATTTTCGCGTGAGGTTGGCCGACAGTGGCGGCGCGATGAAACAAATTTTGGAACAGACCCAGATTGATGTCGTGGTGCTGGATCTGATTTTACCCGACGAAGATGGTTTGCAGCTTTGCCGCGAACTGCGGGCGCGCTCTAACTTACCGATTATTATTCTGAGCTCCAAAGGGGAGCAGATGGACCGTATCATCGGTCTCGAAATGGGGGCTGACGACTATGTGTCCAAACCGTTTCATCCCCGTGAGCTGCTGGCGCGCATCAAAAGTGTATTGCGTCGCGCCCGCTCTCTGCCTGAGACCATTTTAGATAATCCTGAACAGTTTAGTTACCATTTTTCGGGTTGGACAGTCGATGGTCCTTCGCGCACTCTGTTTGCCCCCAGCGGCAATAAGGTGGTGTTGACCGGCGGTGAACACGCTCTACTGCGGGTCTTTTTGCACCATCCCAATCGGGTGCTCAGCCGGGACCAAATTTTAGATCTTACCTATGGTAAAGACCAAGAGCCCTTTGGGCGCACCATTGATATGCAGGTTAGTCGTCTGCGTAAACGTTTGGTGGACAATGCCAAAGATCCTTCATTGATTAAAACGGTCCGCAATGCGGGCTATGTTTTTTGCTCGCGGGTCACGATTGAAGCGGTTGCAGAGTCGCCAAATATCGCCGAATAA
- the dtd gene encoding D-aminoacyl-tRNA deacylase: protein MRALVQRVSEASVVVEGQVVGAVERGLLVLLAVERGDGEKQLEEMVRKVARLRIFPDEAGKMNLSVKDIEGEVLVVSQFTLAADMRKGYRPSFSLAEEPKRAEALYLDYCQRLNQHEGVVVAQGLFGADMQVKLINDGPVTIWLDLPPQEG from the coding sequence ATGCGTGCATTGGTGCAGCGGGTGTCAGAAGCCTCGGTGGTGGTGGAGGGGCAGGTGGTGGGGGCGGTAGAGCGGGGTCTGTTGGTCTTGCTGGCGGTGGAGCGCGGGGATGGCGAAAAACAGCTTGAAGAGATGGTGCGCAAGGTGGCCCGTTTACGTATTTTCCCCGATGAAGCGGGTAAAATGAACCTCTCCGTAAAAGATATTGAAGGGGAGGTGTTGGTGGTTTCACAATTCACCCTGGCCGCGGATATGCGCAAAGGCTATCGTCCCTCGTTTTCGTTGGCGGAGGAGCCTAAACGGGCTGAGGCGCTCTATCTTGACTATTGCCAGCGGCTAAACCAGCATGAGGGGGTTGTGGTGGCGCAGGGTCTGTTTGGTGCGGATATGCAGGTTAAACTGATCAATGATGGCCCGGTAACCATTTGGTTAGACCTGCCACCCCAGGAGGGTTGA